In Mytilus trossulus isolate FHL-02 chromosome 10, PNRI_Mtr1.1.1.hap1, whole genome shotgun sequence, the DNA window tataacaattcaaacattaCAACATAGTATTCTTTTCAAACAAGATGTGAAGAGACACATCCAAGttcattttgttatataaagAAGTTAACTCCCAAAGATTCTTCTGTCtgacacatttatttttggtatttacaggtaaaaaaaatgatcttGTTGATGGGGTACTGAATATAGTGAAAACAAAACTACAGAAATTTAATAccaacaaacagacaaatagaaAGAAATGTTATGCTTGCgacatatgtaacaaagaattTAGTAAGTTAAGTAATGTGAAGAGACATAAGAAAGTGCATGAGTCTTACAGTTGTGTAACATGTAATGCTGGCTTCACAGAACTtgacaaattacaaaaacaccTTCTAGAACATAAAGACGATGATTCGTCAGAAATTGGTTCATCTAAAAATACCACAGATGAAAGTCAGAGGCTTAAACATAAACTAACACAGCAAAAATCTTATTCTTGTAGTATATGTCGAAAAAATTTCAAGAATAGTACATCAATAAGAATCCATGAGAACCGACACAAAGGGATAAAACCTTATAAGTGTAGAGAATGTGATAAATCCTTTAGCTCGTCTGGTAATCTAAGTGCTCATAGAAAAATCCACTCCAATGACAAAGCTTATATGTGTACCGTGTGTGGTAAACAGTACAACCAACACAGTGAATTTCTTATTCATGAACGGAATCACCGAAATGAGCGACCTTTCGCTTGTAAGTATTGTGATAAAACGTTTAGTCGATCTGGATGTTTACATAATCATGAGAGAATACACACCGGTGTCAAGCCATATTTGTGTGGAACTTGTGGTAAAGCATTCAGTCGAAGTGACCGTTTGCATATACACGAACGCTGTCATAGCGGTGAAAAACCATTCATGTGCAATGTATGTGGTAAAGTATACAGTGATATGAGTAATTTAAGGTCACACAAGAAAACACACGATGGACAACTACACTACTGCAAGTTATGTGGGAAGGGTTTTGTATACAAAACTGGTTTGAATAGACATGAAAGGGAAAAACATGATGTGAAGATGGATGATGAACAGATCAATGACGCGGAAGATTTTGAAACAGAAATGATTGAAAGTATAAAGGAAATGTATGagaatcaaaattttgaaaaaggggaCACAAATGAAAATGAGAAAGTTGAAGAATTGATTAGAGAGGAAAACCTTACTAAAGGGCTGCTAATGAAAGGAAATGTAAAAAGTGATGAATTATCGGAAAAAGGAAATTTGGAAAAAGTGGACACCACCATTAAAATATTTGAGGAAATTGGTGGAGGAAAAAATTTTACACAAGTGCCACTAATTATTCATAATGAacaaattaacatgattaatgaaaaaagaaattcagAAAAACTGGACATGAGGACTTTCAAatgcaatgacaaaataaatgaaatttcaaaacaagcaaagttagaaaaaatgaatataatgaAGAAAAGTgaacaaatcaataaaattgcaGATTCagcaaatttggaaaaaaatcgtactgggaaaataaataaacagattaaCCAATTAAATAAAAGAGCAGCTTTTGAAAAAGATAATATTATGGAAAGAAATGAGACCATGGAGGCTGTTAACGaagtcatgaattttgaaaatcCTGACGAAAGGAGAAATTTTTATCATCATCTTTATGGCAGTCTTTTAGCTGGGACAAATGCTATGCATAATACTTGCACAATGAATAGATAATACCATGCTTAAATATGTACTCGCATCCAGATATATGCTCTAATGTTTGAATTATTGAATGTATTTatcttaaaagatttttattcTAATAGTGCTTgacaaatatatactttatcatgtttattaaacatgttaaatataagaaaaaatagaaataaggaagtgttgtttatataaatatataaatgggtTTTAGTAAACTTAAGTTCAGTTCAACTATTTTTATACtcttatttcatgtatttggttaaTGTTTTACTGCCATTTCACGTAACTAATAGACCTGCAACGTCATCACTTGCAGACATCTATATGTATATCATTGACTCCAAGTAAAGTATAAGGAACATTGAAGATGAGTTTATAGCTATTACTTCGTTTTATTATCTACACGTTCAAAACACTTACTTTACAATGCTTTAGACACAGTTAAATcagaaaattggaaaaaaatatctcGTTTTTATGTCCACACATGCATGACATCTGattgtattttcaaaacatttggttaaATGAGATTGAAGAAGGTtctattctttaatttattaacCAGTGTTACACAATTGTTACTGatagtgatacatgtacatatttatcTGGTTTTGTAATTGGGACAATCTTAATTTGCTTGATATAAAACAGCTGTTTATTCTACAGTATggtgaaaataataattattaaaaatgttatatttatcttcaaaaacattttgaacttacaatataaagtttttgaatGTTACGTTAGAATTTTATGTGAATTGTTTGTGGGGTGAACATCATGAACATGGTAAACACGGTTTACAGAAGCCACTATGTCCTTCTTTAaaataagtagatgtggtatgattgccaatgatacaaatCTCCACAAGCATGACAAGACATGGGAGAGTTCAAATAAAGTCAAcatttttaaagtcaatatTTCTGGTATGTTCCAATCTGTCCATTACTTTTGACAACgaatttatattacattttcccaaattaacccttggaaaaaatatgtaaataaatttttatttcttcaaattttatttttatgtattatttatatttttataaataatattctttacaccagaaatgttatttataaacaagcatAAAAACTTAAGTTATGACTAGTATATTAAATCACTTGgggacacgcaagacagagatgtatattatataatatacacctgatagttcaaaatggaaagttataagttatcggccgtgtacatCATTGATTaatacctacagaagtgaaatgatgcatgaacttgcaagcccaacaggaaatcgcttgaatacctggacgtgtcacctcacacccctcacaaaatctttgggagtaatacctttagccatgaaGGGGATCAGATGAGGGATGATcggaatttatttaaataaagtttattactttaaagaattaccGGTATGAACAAATTacattttcgaaaacaattctCACAGagcacttatttatgatttgaatattgactttttaattaatttcaatattaacagtttaaaaataacagactatggttatttaaaaaaaccaaacattttCCGTATAAAGTTagttagtcagataaaacaactGTACTATttacaagatatcgacacgcaattacgactacatcggttactgtagttttggtcCTTTGTGGGTTATAGACATATcgcaatttttaattgtagaaGATGACAAAATGGTGGAACGCAGAGAAttgatactcaaaatttaaaatcgatagtgatctcttatctagtggaataaaactttaatatctataaatttgagattttttatacagaatggacattatatcattttttaattttttggcgaagtttccctttaatggAGGTGTACTGTCTGTTCATGTTACTCATAAGTGAAatgtcaaaaagtaaaaaatttgGTTTATATGTtggtatcaaataaaatatttaagactTGTGATCACTGTAGAaccattaaaatatattgatgcaaaaaaatattgcctcctttaaaacattaaatcatAGATGGACAACAGACTAGtaccatttaaaaatgttttcagtGATAAGTTGTGCTCAAATTCAAGGTAAATGgttatttgaataatataatcattgatgtgggttttttttttcaagccTGCAACGTTTAAAAGCTCGACATCTGGCTACAGCAGTTTCTAAAATAGCtaatttattaaaatctttATAATTAAGAACGTAAATACtgggatgcttcatactttgtttatagatgcatcatgttatgaagtttttgtcttgtcacatgtccaatgtccttgacctcattttcatggttcagtgactacctGAAACAATAGTTAAGATTGTTTGTAATGGTCTATTTTTCTCCTTTTATGAGAAATAGGATAACTACATATGgtagatagttatcaaatgtaccaggattataatttagtacaccagacgcgcgttttgtctacataaaactcatcagtgacgctcatatcaaaatattttaaagccaaacaagttcaaatttgaagagcattgaggatccaaaattccaacaaaaaaaatgtgccattacgactaaggttatctatgcctgggataagaaaatcattttttcgaacattcaaagttttgtaaacaggaaatttatgaaaatgaatcCGACATTGTTATTACTGGTCAATCtttataaacttaaaaatttaacttaaGAGGTATCAAAATTCAATATCTGTATAGGGTGAACAGCCTGATTTTATCAATTGACCGGATGTTACAATAGCCAAGTTTGGTGTAAGGTGGTCAGATAAAACCAAAGCTTATATCTGTGTTGGGTGACTAGAGATAAGCAACGCCAATATATGTGGAAGATGATCAAAGTTAACCATAGTCAATCTTTATAAACTTACAAGAGGTATCAAAATTCAATATCTGTATAGGGCGACCAGAGGTTACTATCATCATTAATATATAAGTATGGTAACTAGCAATATCCATTATCATAAGTATTTAAGAAGGGTGACAAGAggtaaataaagttaaaatatgTGTAAGGTGACCAGAAATAACcgatatcaatatatttataagactACAAGAGGTATCAAAAGTGTATAGCTTTATAAGGTGACGTAACCAGAGTCAATTTCTTTAAAAGGTCAGAAAATGCAGTCAAAGCCGATATCCGCATAGGATGCCTAGAGGTAACCACCACcattgatatataaatagagTTACAAGAAGTAACAATCATTAATATCAAAGCAGGGTGACCAGGAGTAACCAAAGCCAATATATGTGTAAGGTTACCTGCAGTCGTAACCAGAGCCAATGTATGTGTAAGGAGACCAGACGTTACCAAAGCCAATATATGTGTAAGGTGACCAGACGTAACCAAAGCCAATGTATGTGTAAGGTGACAAGACGTAACCAAAGCCAATATATGTGTAAGATGACCAGACAAAACCAAAGCAATTATATGTGTAAGGTAACCAGACAAAACCAAAGCCAATATATGTGTAAGGTGACCAGAAGTAACCAAAGCAAATATATGTGTAAGGTGACCAGACGTAATTAAAGCAAATATATGTGTAAGGTGACCAGACAAAACCAAAGCAAATATATGTGTATGGTGACCACACGTAACCAAAGCAAATATATGTGTAAGGTGGCCAGACGTTACCACAGCAAATATATGTGTAAGGTGACCAGACGTACAAAATAATTGTAACCAAAGCAAATACATGTGTAAGGTGACAAGAAGTAATCAAAGCCAATATTTGTGTTAGGTGACCAGAAATAACCAAAGCCAATATTTGTGTAAGATGACCAGATGTAACCAAAGCTAATATTTGTGTTAGGTGACCAGACGTAACCAGAGCTAATATTTGTGTTAGGTGACCAGAAATAACCAAAGCCAATATTTGTGTGAGGTAACCGGAAGTAATCAAAGTCAATATCGGTGTTAGGTGACCAGAAATAACCAAAGCCAAAATATGTGTAAGATGACCAGATGTAACAAAAGCTAATATTTGTGTTAGGTGACCAGACGTTACCAGAGCTAATATTTGTGTTAGGTGACCAGACGTAACCAGAGCTAATATATGTACAGGAATAAGGAACAGAATCCCGAAAATTCATTAGCTTCATAATGTGGCGAAAGGTAACTAGATCCAATATCTAAGTAATGTGACCAGAGATGACCAAAGTCAATATCTGTGTAAAGGGACCAGAGGTATTCAAAGCCTATATCTGTATAGAATAACCAGATGTTGCCATCATCTATAATATCTAAGAAGGGTATTAGAGGTATGCAAACCCAATATTTTATTAGGGTTAACAAAGGTTACGAAAGCCAGTATCTATCTGGGATGATCAGATGTGACCAAAGCCATTTAAATGTGAAAGATGACAGGATTAAACAAAGTTTATATGTGTCTTAGGTGACCATAGGTAACTAAAATCAATTTCTGTGCAGGGTGACCATAGGAAACCAAAGTTTATAGCCTTATGAGTTGCACAGAGGTACATGATGTAACCATAACCAATATCGGTGTAAGTTAAGAGAACATCAGAGCTTATATCTGTGTAAGATGACGAAAGTTATCACAGCCAATATCGGTTAAAGATGACCAGAGACAACCAGGGTCTTCATCTTTGTAAGGGACCAGAGGTTACCAAGCCAATGTatgtataattagttatcaaaattaccaggattataattttatacgccagacgcgcgtttcgtctacataagactcatcagtgacgctcagatcaaaatataaGGCGACCAGAGTTAGCTAAATACGACTTCTCTGTAAGGTAACCAGAGGTCACCAATGCCAATATCTCTTTAGGGTTATCAAAGGTTACCAAAGCAAAATTatgacgggtgccgcatgtggagcaggatctgcttacccttccgcgatcacccctagtttttggtggggttcgtgttgtttattctttagttttctatgttgtgtcatgtgtactattgtttttctgtttgtctttttcatttttagccatggcgttgtcagtttgttatagatttatgagtttgactgtccctttggtatcttttatcCCTCTTTTATGTGGAAGGTGACCAAAGGTAACCAAAGTCAACATTTTTATAAGGTTACGAGAGGTATTAAAAGTGTATGGCTTTATAAGGTGACCACAAGTAACTAAAGCACATATGTGTGTAAGGCGACCAGAGATACATCGGGTCGATATTTTGATAAGGTGATCAGAAGATATCAAGCCAAATTATATATAGGGTGACCAAGGGTCATCAAAGCCCATATTTGTGTACACTGGGGTGACCATAGGTAACCAATGTCAGAATCTGTGTAAGGTGACAAAAATTAACCAAGGCAAATTTCTTGGTAGGGTGACAAGAGGTTACCATAGCAAAAATCTCTTTAGGGTGATAAGAGGCAATTACCAAAGCAAAACTTTGTGTAAGGTGACCATAGGTAAGTAAAGTCAACATATTTATAACGTTACACGAGTTATCACAAGTGTATAGCTTTATGAGGTGACCAAAGTCAATATGTGTGTAAGATGAACAGAGGTATCAGGGTCTATATCTTTATAAGGTTACTAGAGTTGTCAAAAACCAGAGTCTAAGTACGGTGACCAGATTTTGTCAAAGCCAATATTTGAGTAGATAACCAGATCTAGAGGTAACCAATCCAATATATGTATAAGGTGACCAGATGTAACCAAATCAAAAATctgtgtagggtgaccagaggtatcTAATGCCAAAATCTGTGAAGGGTGACAAGAGGCAGCCAAAGCCAATATATgtgtaaggtgaccagaggaTATTAAAGTCATTATATTCATAAGGTAacaaaaggtatcaaaagtctaTAGGTTTATAAGGTGATCAGAGGTAACCAGAGCCAATATCTGTGTAGGGTGACCACCAATAAAAACATTAGCGTGCGTTTAAATTTTACATCAATATATCCTGACAATGCAATACTAGTAGATAATTATGCAATTCATTTTCCgaagaataaaaaatgttccaATATCTTACTATATCTTATCTTAATACATAAGAAttaatagtttttattataactcatttttattttaaaccaaTTAATGGTTTAAAGTAAATCATTGCTTGTTTGCATAAAATATCTTTGTTTTACTTCTGTATCTATTATATATAAGGAGCCTTAAAAACCCACAGAAAACTTATATTCATATTGTATTGCTACACCAAATAAGTGTTTACCGACTTAGTAACCTATTTTCACTTTCAACCGAAACAATAAACTACATTTTGTTGCGTAGAGACACCTTTTTAACAGTTTCTGCTAAGGTTAATATCTGAGGGCACCTTTCAGTGGAACTGTTATTATTGTGCGAGTTTTATACATTAAGGTTACGCCACAGTCAATGATCACAAAGTTTTAACCTAAGAAACAAAAACTGTTCACTGTAACAATGAGATGAACAACTAGCTTACTACCTATACATATGAATTCACTCAATAAATTAATTCCCtggttttgcatttgcgccgatctgcattttCATTTGTGCCGATTTTTTGACAGGTAAATTACAGTTGAATGTTATTTGTAATCTATCATAACTGACCTCTTCCGTTAGACAGTTGTACAAATGATAtgaattggcaatcataacatgtatatgaCGGTTGTCCTGTGCTGACCATGAGGAGGTCGAGGTAGGATGTCGAGCAGTATAAGTCAATTTAACATAATAAGATTTATTCCTATGAAGAATAAATCCAGTTATCGGAGGAAAGTGGGCTTACGTTTTGGGAGTTGTCCCGCTTTGCACACGTGGTGGAACTTGTTATGTATTATGAGTCACGTTAATTATTTTAACCTTGATAACTGTGACGTCATCATTCTTTCTTTAACACGTACGATACAGCAGAGGGAAGACGCAAAAAATTGGGTTCCGTATGAATGAACTAATGTTTGTTTCAaaagttattcaaattataacaaatttagttgaatattgaattttatttctttgatttgGTATATGAAATGAAtgtctttcaaaaaatattattttactgaAAAGGTTCGGAAAGTTTGAAAGATAGAAAAGCACATGGTTTTGATCCAGTATAAAATAGTGTTaaagattttatatattttgttgtttcttctGTAAAGagtttctaaatatttcattgtaaattttaattgttgGTTTAATTCAGTGGAAATCATGAGTTatatttccaaaaatattttaagagaCCCGTAATTTCAGATAAAAACTGCGCACATGGTTTTAAAGACAAGTGTCGCATGGACGTCTGCGATTTTAAAACTATCGTTATATGAAATGTTTCATCTGCTACACAGCAAGCAATTTAAAGAGaaaccaataatgaataaatgtatgaagtttataaaaatcaaaatatatctttataatttgcgaaagcaaatttacagatctaacattgttgggttgatgtttagacgagttgtatatctATTTTAGCTTTTCAACGGTCGTTTCACTGATATTATTGTAgtaatttttcagttttaaaaaccAAAGATCttatggaaatggggaaaacaGTACGTATGTCACAAAGGCCCTCTAAAAGTTATAAATGCAGCCAAAGATACAAACGAGGGACGTAACCGACAACGTTGAGAAACAGATCTAGCACTGTCGTTGGACAGCATCCTTCCACGCAAGTTTCAGCTACATGTATGATGACTCCAGAACTTAAAAAATTAAGTTGTTCAGATTGTCAATGCCCTTATTCACTCTTCAGCTACTGAGTACTGTATGATACAGGTATAACACAAAGTTCTAATATTTTGCCAATAACTAGTGTAAATGTTAATCtatgtttaaatgtttcacaAAAACTCAGACCAAAATATTTAAGGTGAATATGTAGGTTTAGGTATATTGCTTTAATACAAATTCAATCACAGAGCAATCAAATTTTCTAACTGTAGATACAAATGAACAGCTGATTATCCAAACTAAACCACGTGAAAAGTTAATGATTTTTACACATGGATAGATGCTTTCCTTATTTACATAAGTATTTATGTTGGTGTACATTTAGAAGATgcataatatattttaacatgtatgtATTCGGTTAAGTTGGGTGCAAGTCGTTCAATATTGGGCCAGGTTCGAAGGACCATAATCAACAGTTTCGTTTAAAGAAAACTATATAGAAATTCAGATATGTCATGGGCTACAGTTGACCAAGGACTTTGGATGTTATATATTCATACAGTGCAGCCAAATGCACCTAGTTATGGGGTTAATATGGTTAACAGTAACAGGAAATGTTTTACGAGTTCAATAACATAGGTGCATGTATGTTACCACAATGTCGATACATTCATAAATGTTTGAGATGCAATGGTCCTCATCCTGCCATAAATTGTAGGGTCCCTCAATATAAGAATTATGTGTATATGCACGAATTATGTAAAAGATTATTCTCTGATGAAACGGTACGGTGGTCTCTCATATGAAGAGCTTCTTCAATATacatacacatatatttttatccttttcagacataggatttaacattttggaagaattttcatccaaattatttgaattaatatcattaattttatacTTAGACCTAAATTTCTTATATTGCGGACATTCACTCAAGAAATGaatctcattttcaatttttactgcgcaaaatttacaaaatctctCATTAGAGGGTATTGTTGGTCTTGCATACCTATTAGTTTCTATTGCTAATGAGTGTGCACTTATTCTTAATTtagtgataaaataaaaagttaaccaCAGTCCATCTTTTATCTTAGATAGTtcagatttaattttatttttgtagaaatcttCTAGTTTCTGTTTAAAATTACTATCACAATGCTTGTTAAAGGGTATTccaatatttcattaattcagATAATTTATTAGACCATAAATTTTCTCTGTACCAAGTAGATATTTTAataggattgattgattgttggttgattaacgtccagtggcaaatatttcaggcaTATCTATCAGGACGAATATTtacacagtgtctgtaaattgtgtcattttaggataatttagtttgtatcgaGTAGATACAATGTTAtgacacagtgtctgtaaattgtgtcttttttaaaaggaaaatttagtttgtatcgagtagatacattgataggactcagtgtctgtaaattgtgtatttcaaggataatttagtttgtatcaagtagatacattgataggacacagtgtctgcaaattgtgtcttttaaggataatttagtttgtatcaagtagatacattgatatgacacagcgtctgtaaattgtgtcttttaaggataatttagtttgtatcaagaaGATATGttgataggacacagtgtctgtaaattgtgtcttttaaggataatttagtttgtatcaagtagatacattgataggactcagtgtctgtaaattgtgtcttttaaggataatttagtttgtatcaagtagatacattgatatgacacagcgtctgtaaattgtgtcttttaaggataatttagtttgtatcaagtagatatgttgataggacacagtgtctgtaaattgtgtcttttaaggataatttagtttgtatcaagtagatacattgatatgacacagcgtctgtaaattgtgtcttttaaggataatttagtttgtatcaagtagatacattgatatgacacagcgtctgtaaattgtgtcttttaaggataatttagtttgtatcaagtagatacattgatatgacacagcgtctgtaaattgtgtcttttaaggataatttagtttgtatcaagtagatatgttgataggacacagtgtctgtaaattgtgtcttttaagaataatttagtttgtatcaagtagatatgTTGATATGACACAGCgtctgtaaattgttttttaaggataatttagtttgtatcaagtagatatgttgataggacacagtgtctgtaaattgttttttaaggataatttagtttgtatcaagtagatacattgatatgacacagcgtctgtaaattgttttttaagaataatttagtttgtatcaagtagatatgTTGATAGGACACAgcgtctgtaaattgtgtcttttaaggataatttagtttgtatcaagtggatacattgataggacacagcgtctgtaaattgttttttaaggataatttagtttgtatcaagtagatatgTTGATAGtacacagtgtctgtaaattgtgtcttttaaggataatttagtttgtatcacgtagatacattgataggacacagtgtctgtaaattgtgtcttttcaggataatttagtttgtatcaagtagatacattgataggactccgtgtctgtaaattgtgtcttttaaggataatttagtttgtatcaagtagatacattgataggactcagtgtctgtaaattgtgtcttttaaggataatttagtttgtatcaagtagatacattgatatgacacagcgtctgtaaattgtgtcttttaaggataatttagtttgtatcaagtagatatgttgataggacacagtgtctgtaaattgttttttaaggataatttagtttgtatcaagtagatacattgatatgacacagcgtctgtaaattgtgtatttcaaggataatttagtttgtatcaagtagatatgttgataggacacagtgtctgtaaattgtgtcttttaagaataatttagtttgtatcaagtagatatgttgataggacacagtgtctgtaaattgtgtcttttaaggataatttagtttgtatcaagtagatacattgatatgacacagcgtctgtaaattgtgtcttttaaggataatttagtttgtatcaagtagatacattgatatgacacagcgtctgtaaattgtgtcttttaaggataatttagtttgtatcaagtagatatgttgataggacacagtgtctgtaaattgtgtcttttaagaataatttagtttgtatcaagtagatatgTTGATATGACACAGCgtctgtaaattgttttttaaggataatttagtttgtatcaagtagatatgttgataggacacagtgtctgtaaattgttttttaaggataatttagtttgtatcaagtagatacattgatatgacacagcgtctgtaaattgttttttaagaataatttagtttgtatcaagtagatatgTTGATAGGACACAgcgtctgtaaattgtgtcttttaaggataatttagtttgtatcaagtggatacattgataggacacagcgtctgtaaattgttttttaaggataatttagtttgtatcaagtagatatgTTGATAGtacacagtgtctgtaaattgtgtcttttaaggataatttagtttgtatcacgtagatacattgataggacacagtgtctgtaaattgtgtcttttcaggataatttagtttgtatcaagtagatacattgataggactccgtgtctgtaaattgtgtcttttaaggataatttagtttgtatcaagtagat includes these proteins:
- the LOC134686835 gene encoding zinc finger protein 568-like, with translation MDSTCLNQDETKQPVRNIEQASVTPLFASKKENHQGQQLQVLTKGSGYNRHELVSFETEEDIWKAASKMCKRLQDLGRETVIMSVNKQRETTRCEASIGGQNFLDKNPKCLQKFKDFCMASDNEISPNKTDGPVMFIKTKDCDGEDSNVSNGSSHRDNHSGSTTEIDEEHNVDFKSKKNDLVDGVLNIVKTKLQKFNTNKQTNRKKCYACDICNKEFSKLSNVKRHKKVHESYSCVTCNAGFTELDKLQKHLLEHKDDDSSEIGSSKNTTDESQRLKHKLTQQKSYSCSICRKNFKNSTSIRIHENRHKGIKPYKCRECDKSFSSSGNLSAHRKIHSNDKAYMCTVCGKQYNQHSEFLIHERNHRNERPFACKYCDKTFSRSGCLHNHERIHTGVKPYLCGTCGKAFSRSDRLHIHERCHSGEKPFMCNVCGKVYSDMSNLRSHKKTHDGQLHYCKLCGKGFVYKTGLNRHEREKHDVKMDDEQINDAEDFETEMIESIKEMYENQNFEKGDTNENEKVEELIREENLTKGLLMKGNVKSDELSEKGNLEKVDTTIKIFEEIGGGKNFTQVPLIIHNEQINMINEKRNSEKLDMRTFKCNDKINEISKQAKLEKMNIMKKSEQINKIADSANLEKNRTGKINKQINQLNKRAAFEKDNIMERNETMEAVNEVMNFENPDERRNFYHHLYGSLLAGTNAMHNTCTMNR